The Flavobacteriales bacterium region AAAACGTCCAGCAGCGCTGAATTTTTCACGGTATTCCACCTGTAACGGCAGAAAATCGATACCCTCACGGGCTTCTTTGGTAGCCACAACGGTGGCCAATAGGATCGTATCGCCTAATCGCACCGTAACGGCGCCATCGGCTTGTTTGGCCAACACACCGGTCTCGATGGTTATGACCTTGCCATCGCCCATGTCGATGGTCTTCGTAATTGCTTGTGGTTTCATCTTCTTATTCCTCTTAACATCTTTCCGGACGGTCATTCCGGTCAACGAGCCGGAATCCCGTTGCCTTCTTGGCTGAATAGCCTATAAGTAAAAAGGGCGATCGTTGTCAACGACCGCCCCCTCAATTCGATCAATATGTTCCAGCCATTGCAGCCAGTAAAGCGGCCGCAGGCATGGCCTTACTTACGCAGGCCGAGTTTGGCGATGATCGTGCGGTAACGCTCGATATCGTACATCTTCAGGTAATTCAGCAATTGTTTGCGCTTACCTACCAAGGACATCAAGGCTTTTGTGGTGCCGTGGTCCTTTTTATTGGTTTTCAAATGCCCTGTGAGGTGATTGATGCGTGCTGTGAACAGCGCGATCTGGCTTTCAGAAACACCGGTATTCGTGTCGGAACCCCCGTGTTGCTTGAATATTTCCCTCTTGGCTTCGGTAGTTGGATACATCTTCTTTTTGGTAACGGACGGCAAAGATAGGGATATTACGGATCCGACAATGGCCGGTTCAATATTTACCCCCTGAGCAGGGCGAACGTCTGTCCCAAAAAGCCCTTCAGTTGCTTCCGGTGAACGATCTTATCCAGAAATCCATGCTCCTGAACGAACTCGCTCGTTTGGAATCCTTCGGGAAGATCACGGCCAATGGTTTCGCGCACAACTCGTGGGCCCGCAAAAGCAACAAGTGCCTTCGGTTCGGCAATGTTCAGATCCCCCAACATGGCAAAACTAGCCGTAACACCACCGGTAGTAGGGTCGGTGATCACACTGATATAGGGTAGCTTCTTTTTCGCCATTTGTGAGAGTTTGGCGCTGGTCTTTGCCATTTGCATTAGGCTATAACCGGCTTCCATCATACGGGCACCACCACTTTTACTGATAATGACCAACGGACACTTCCGTTTCATGGCGAGATCCGCGGCCATGGCGATCTTTTCACCTACCACGCTGCCCATACTACCACCGATAAAGCGGAAATCCATACAGGCGATCACCACGGTATGCGTATCCAACTTGCCTTCAGCAGCGCGTATCGCATCATTCAGGCCAGAGTCAATGCGGCTTTTCAATAAGCGATCAGCGTATTTTTTGGTATCCTCGAAGTTCAATGGATCACCTGCTATCAGATCTCGTCCGAACTCGGTGAATTTGTGATCATCGAAAAGAATGGCGAAGTATTCTTCGCTTCCGATCTTCTCGTGATGCTCGCACTTGCTACAGACCCAGAGGTTGTTCTCGTGCTCTTCGGAGGTCATTACCTCTTTGCATTCCGTACACTTATACCAAAGACCTTCAGGGGTTTCCTTCTTTTCTTCGGTACTGGTAGTTATGCCTTGCTTAACGCGTGTGAACCAACCCATATCCAAGCAGTGAAGGTGCGAAGTTAGGGTTTGCGATCCATGACCGCCCAAGGCTGCCTGCTTCGTTCATACGAAGTGCTTTATGGTTGATGCGTATTATCATTGATTTTTAATTTGACGGGGCAACGCGATCAGTAGATCTCATGTCTATGACCTATCCATAGTGCATGCGAATTTTGAATTGTGAGCGTGGAACGAATTGTAGATATCAGTAAAACAGATCGAATGAACAAAGTATTTCTCGTCGTAGTGCTTTTATGGAGCAGTGAATGTTCAGGACAGATATTATTGGATAACACACTGACTCCGGAGCAATTGGTGCAGAACGTCCTGTTGGGCGGTGGAGTAACTGCTAGCAATGTTACGTTCAACGGCGTTCTGAATGCTCCCATCGATGTTCAAGTTGGTAGTTTTAATGGAACGAACTGCAATGTTGGCATAGCATCCGGGGTCATTTTGGCCACTGGCGATATCGACGTTGCGTTAGGGCCGAACAACGCTGCCGGAGCAACGTTGGGTGATGGAGATGGTCAAGGCGATCCGGATCTGGATGAGGCCTCTAACTCGACTACATATGATAGAGCCGTGCTGGAGTTCGATTTTATTCCAAGTGGAGATTCGTTGGAGTTCCGGTATGTATTTGGAAGTGAAGAGTATTTGGAATTTGTGAATGCGGGCTACAACGATGCGTTCGGGTTTTTCTTGAGTGGCCCAGACATTAGCGGTCCATATTTGAATAACGCCGCGAACATTGCGTTGATCCCTAATTCCGGATTGCCGGTCACGATCGACAATTTGAATGATCTGGTGAATTCATCCTATTACGTTGACAACGGTGATGGCTTTACACAACCTAATTCCAGTGATGAGCAGTACATTCAATTCGATGGGTTCACCGTGGTATTGACAGCAAAGGCAGTGGTACAATGTGGTCAAACGTACCATATAAAGATCGCGATCGCTGATGCGGGAGATCCCATCTTGGACAGCGGCGTTTTTATTGAAGGAGGTTCGTTCACTAGCCCGAATGCGATCGACCTGGAAATAGTTACGGCAAGTGCTGACGGCACATTGACAGAAGGTTGTACCGATGCGTTCTTTACCATAACACGTCCGGAAAGTGATAGCACCTTAACCGTAAATATTGCCGTTTCTGGCACGGCGATCAACGGAACGGATTACACGCAAATTCCGAGCGCATTTACCATTCCCGATGGGCAGAATAGCATTAGTTTTCCTGTGAGTGCCTTTCTGGATGGAATTTCGGAAGGTGTCGAAGAGATCATACTAACGGCCACTTTTATCAATTTGTGCGGAGATACATCGATCAGTACGGCCAGTGTACCTATTCTGGATTATGTCCCCATTGATGCAATGACGAACAACCTTGAACTGGATTGTACCCAAGACAGCGTGTCGGTCTCGGTATTGGCAACTGGTGGCTTT contains the following coding sequences:
- the rpsO gene encoding 30S ribosomal protein S15; amino-acid sequence: MYPTTEAKREIFKQHGGSDTNTGVSESQIALFTARINHLTGHLKTNKKDHGTTKALMSLVGKRKQLLNYLKMYDIERYRTIIAKLGLRK
- a CDS encoding acetyl-CoA carboxylase carboxyltransferase subunit beta encodes the protein MGWFTRVKQGITTSTEEKKETPEGLWYKCTECKEVMTSEEHENNLWVCSKCEHHEKIGSEEYFAILFDDHKFTEFGRDLIAGDPLNFEDTKKYADRLLKSRIDSGLNDAIRAAEGKLDTHTVVIACMDFRFIGGSMGSVVGEKIAMAADLAMKRKCPLVIISKSGGARMMEAGYSLMQMAKTSAKLSQMAKKKLPYISVITDPTTGGVTASFAMLGDLNIAEPKALVAFAGPRVVRETIGRDLPEGFQTSEFVQEHGFLDKIVHRKQLKGFLGQTFALLRG
- a CDS encoding choice-of-anchor L domain-containing protein; this encodes MNKVFLVVVLLWSSECSGQILLDNTLTPEQLVQNVLLGGGVTASNVTFNGVLNAPIDVQVGSFNGTNCNVGIASGVILATGDIDVALGPNNAAGATLGDGDGQGDPDLDEASNSTTYDRAVLEFDFIPSGDSLEFRYVFGSEEYLEFVNAGYNDAFGFFLSGPDISGPYLNNAANIALIPNSGLPVTIDNLNDLVNSSYYVDNGDGFTQPNSSDEQYIQFDGFTVVLTAKAVVQCGQTYHIKIAIADAGDPILDSGVFIEGGSFTSPNAIDLEIVTASADGTLTEGCTDAFFTITRPESDSTLTVNIAVSGTAINGTDYTQIPSAFTIPDGQNSISFPVSAFLDGISEGVEEIILTATFINLCGDTSISTASVPILDYVPIDAMTNNLELDCTQDSVSVSVLATGGFGELSYLWNTGDQMASTWLSGLIDGTYSVTITDDCAQSVTEQLDVFSGCEIIIPNVFSPNGDGYNDFFVIDHIESRSNTLNIYNRWGNVVYETRNYRNQWNGRDLPDGTYYYVLQVTDEQEARTGHLTILGHR